The following are from one region of the Amycolatopsis sp. QT-25 genome:
- a CDS encoding Rrf2 family transcriptional regulator, which translates to MSGGVEWALHCCVVLTSVDEPAPAARLAQLHDVSPSYLAKQLQALSRADLIRSVQGKAGGYVLTRPPSEITVLDVVEAIDGPGPAFVCTEIRQRGPMATPPEVCAAPCAISRAMANAEAQWRAALRAVSIANLADDVRGDYGPGALAGIGAWFKAAEG; encoded by the coding sequence ATGTCCGGTGGGGTCGAGTGGGCCCTGCACTGCTGCGTCGTCCTGACCTCGGTCGACGAACCCGCGCCCGCCGCGCGCCTGGCGCAGCTGCACGACGTCTCCCCGAGCTACCTCGCGAAGCAACTTCAGGCGCTTTCGCGGGCCGATCTCATCCGTTCGGTGCAAGGAAAGGCCGGGGGATACGTCCTCACCCGGCCCCCGTCGGAGATCACGGTGCTCGACGTCGTGGAGGCCATCGACGGGCCCGGCCCCGCCTTCGTCTGCACGGAGATCCGGCAGCGCGGCCCGATGGCGACCCCGCCCGAGGTGTGCGCCGCGCCGTGCGCGATCAGCCGCGCGATGGCGAACGCCGAAGCCCAGTGGCGGGCGGCGTTGCGCGCGGTCTCCATCGCGAATCTGGCCGACGACGTCAGGGGTGACTACGGTCCAGGCGCGCTCGCCGGAATCGGCGCGTGGTTCAAGGCCGCCGAGGGGTAG
- a CDS encoding FAD-dependent monooxygenase — MHDVIIVGGGPVGLLLAGELRLAGADPLVLEAADGAAHRNRSFGLRGINGRTSQSLRLRGLTEAFSKAQKETSGFSRLLKGNRARGHFAGLPLVEDEVPPGAAGGFVLNQHVLERILAEWATELGVRIRTGREVVDLVQEHSGVRAVLADGRSERAAYLVGCDGGRSVVRKRTGFAFPGTDATMTGRVAAAELADPGAVHSAMHGPGGMVHTSLVPGEISTMEFDGGPGDRNAPLTAGEMRASISRVAGVDVELVRFDGGIRFSDNTRQAATYRRGRVLLAGDAAHVHSPIGGQGLNLGLQDAMNLGWKLGLVVRGLAPESLLDTYTAERHPVGERVLRNTRAQVALLRPGPQVAALREVMAETLAIPAAKRHFIAMSNGDDIDYAPDATHPLVGRFAPRPLVSEDGCALLVARADECRAVANGRVRFVEAESDQAFLMRPDGYVAWAAQDGETAGLAEALALVAGRAP, encoded by the coding sequence GTGCACGACGTGATCATCGTGGGCGGGGGACCGGTCGGCCTGCTGCTGGCCGGCGAGCTCCGGCTGGCCGGAGCCGATCCGCTCGTCCTGGAGGCGGCAGACGGGGCGGCCCACCGGAATCGGAGCTTCGGGCTGCGCGGGATCAACGGCCGCACTTCGCAGTCCTTGCGGCTGCGTGGCCTGACCGAGGCGTTCTCGAAGGCGCAGAAGGAGACGTCCGGCTTTTCCCGGCTGCTGAAAGGGAACCGCGCTAGGGGGCATTTCGCCGGCTTGCCCCTCGTCGAGGACGAGGTCCCTCCGGGAGCGGCTGGCGGGTTCGTGCTCAACCAACACGTCCTGGAACGGATCCTCGCCGAATGGGCCACCGAGCTCGGCGTTCGGATCCGGACAGGCCGCGAAGTGGTCGACCTCGTTCAGGAGCATTCGGGGGTCCGTGCCGTGCTTGCCGACGGCCGGTCCGAGCGGGCCGCCTATCTGGTGGGCTGCGACGGAGGCCGCAGTGTCGTGCGGAAACGGACCGGGTTCGCGTTCCCTGGCACGGACGCGACGATGACCGGCCGGGTCGCCGCGGCGGAGCTGGCCGATCCCGGCGCGGTGCACTCGGCCATGCACGGACCCGGCGGGATGGTGCACACGTCACTGGTGCCGGGCGAGATCTCCACCATGGAGTTCGACGGCGGACCGGGTGACCGCAACGCGCCGCTGACAGCCGGCGAGATGCGGGCGAGCATCAGCCGTGTCGCGGGGGTCGATGTCGAACTCGTCCGGTTCGACGGTGGGATCCGCTTCAGCGACAACACGCGTCAGGCCGCGACCTACCGGCGGGGCCGTGTCCTCCTGGCGGGCGATGCCGCCCACGTGCATTCGCCGATCGGTGGACAGGGGCTGAACCTGGGGTTGCAGGACGCGATGAACCTCGGCTGGAAACTGGGCCTGGTCGTCCGCGGACTGGCGCCGGAGTCCTTGCTGGACACCTACACCGCGGAACGGCATCCGGTCGGGGAACGCGTCCTGCGCAACACTCGGGCACAGGTCGCGTTGCTGCGTCCCGGCCCGCAGGTCGCCGCGCTCCGAGAGGTGATGGCGGAGACCCTGGCGATCCCGGCGGCCAAACGGCACTTCATCGCGATGAGCAACGGGGACGACATCGACTACGCGCCGGACGCCACGCATCCGCTGGTCGGCCGGTTCGCCCCGCGGCCGCTGGTGTCGGAGGACGGATGCGCGCTCCTGGTGGCCCGTGCGGACGAGTGCCGTGCCGTTGCGAACGGCCGCGTGCGGTTCGTCGAGGCCGAATCCGATCAGGCCTTTCTGATGCGGCCGGACGGCTACGTCGCCTGGGCCGCGCAGGACGGCGAGACGGCAGGGCTGGCCGAAGCGCTCGCGCTCGTTGCGGGACGGGCGCCATGA
- a CDS encoding TetR/AcrR family transcriptional regulator C-terminal domain-containing protein codes for MNREKVLDAALALAGEEGLKGLSMRKLAKTLGVEAMALYNHVRNKTDILDGIAERVYSGIESADPGTPWPERVRVTVLNLYRALARHPVVPMALATDEANPNSLRALRPVEDLVGALYEAGFEDDGVRQTLGALNSLVFGSLLLTTAGFTTARRGETGQDPYLRRIDPVALPNFSRALPALAAVDPERDFTRALDLLISGLVAAAPQNGS; via the coding sequence TTGAACCGAGAGAAGGTCTTGGACGCGGCCCTCGCCTTGGCCGGCGAGGAAGGCCTCAAGGGGCTGTCGATGCGCAAGCTCGCCAAGACGCTCGGCGTCGAAGCGATGGCGCTGTACAACCACGTTCGGAACAAGACCGACATCCTCGACGGCATCGCGGAGCGCGTCTACAGCGGAATCGAATCGGCCGACCCCGGCACGCCGTGGCCGGAACGGGTGCGGGTCACCGTGCTCAACCTCTACCGCGCGCTCGCCCGGCATCCGGTCGTGCCGATGGCATTGGCCACCGACGAGGCCAATCCGAATTCGCTGCGAGCCCTGCGGCCGGTCGAGGACCTCGTCGGCGCGCTCTACGAAGCCGGGTTCGAGGACGACGGCGTCCGTCAGACGCTGGGCGCTTTGAACAGCCTCGTCTTCGGCTCACTGCTGCTGACGACCGCCGGTTTCACCACGGCGCGCCGTGGTGAAACCGGGCAAGATCCTTACCTGCGGCGGATCGATCCGGTGGCACTGCCGAACTTCAGCCGCGCCTTACCGGCGCTGGCGGCCGTGGACCCCGAGCGGGACTTCACGCGGGCGCTGGACCTGCTGATCAGCGGCCTCGTCGCGGCCGCGCCGCAGAACGGGTCGTGA
- the glpK gene encoding glycerol kinase GlpK, with translation MPDYIGAVDQGTTSTRFMIFDHGGGEIARHQLEHEQILPRPGWVEHDATEIWERTRSVIATALNKAKLTAADLASLGITNQRETTVVWNRRTGRPYHNAIVWQDTRTDRIASALERAGKGDVIRQKAGLPPATYFSGGKLQWILENVDGVREDAEKGDALFGTTDSWLIWNLTGGPDGGVHVTDPTNASRTMLMNLETLEWDDELLSFFDIPKQMLPSIAPSSNDGRFGVTRANGPLGGEVAITGVLGDQQAATVGQVCFRPGEAKNTYGTGNFLLLNTGHEVVRSKHGLLTTLAYQFGDEKPVYALEGSIAVTGSAVQWLRDQLGIISGASQSESLARQVEDNGGVYFVPAFSGLFAPYWRSDARGAIVGLTRATTNAHLARATLEAICYQTRDVVEAMQNDSGVTLDVVRVDGGVTANELCMQLQADILGVPVSKPVVAETTALGAAYAAGLAVGFWKSTDELEQNWNEDKRWEPSWTDEQRAEGYAGWQKAVGRTLDWVEVE, from the coding sequence ATGCCTGACTACATCGGCGCCGTCGACCAGGGCACCACCAGCACGCGCTTCATGATCTTCGACCACGGCGGCGGCGAGATCGCCCGCCACCAGCTCGAGCACGAGCAGATCCTGCCCAGACCGGGCTGGGTCGAGCACGACGCCACCGAGATCTGGGAGCGGACCCGTTCGGTCATCGCGACCGCGCTCAACAAGGCGAAGCTCACCGCCGCCGACCTCGCTTCGCTCGGCATCACCAATCAGCGCGAGACCACCGTCGTGTGGAACCGCCGCACCGGCCGCCCGTACCACAACGCCATCGTGTGGCAGGACACCCGCACCGACCGGATCGCCTCGGCGCTGGAGCGCGCGGGCAAGGGCGACGTCATCCGGCAGAAGGCCGGGCTGCCGCCCGCGACCTACTTCTCCGGTGGCAAGCTGCAGTGGATCCTGGAGAACGTCGACGGTGTCCGCGAGGACGCCGAAAAGGGCGACGCGCTCTTCGGCACCACCGACTCCTGGCTCATCTGGAACCTCACCGGCGGCCCCGACGGCGGTGTGCACGTGACCGACCCGACCAACGCGTCGCGCACGATGCTGATGAACCTCGAAACCCTTGAGTGGGACGACGAACTGCTGTCGTTCTTCGACATCCCCAAGCAGATGCTGCCGTCGATCGCCCCGTCGTCGAACGACGGCCGTTTCGGCGTCACCCGCGCGAATGGCCCACTCGGCGGCGAGGTCGCCATCACCGGTGTGCTCGGCGACCAGCAGGCGGCGACCGTCGGCCAGGTGTGCTTCCGGCCCGGTGAAGCCAAGAACACCTACGGCACCGGCAACTTCCTCCTCCTCAACACCGGCCACGAGGTCGTGCGCTCGAAGCACGGTCTGCTCACGACGCTGGCTTACCAGTTCGGCGACGAGAAACCGGTGTACGCGCTGGAAGGTTCGATCGCCGTCACCGGTTCGGCCGTGCAGTGGCTGCGCGACCAGCTCGGCATCATCAGCGGGGCGTCGCAGAGTGAAAGCCTCGCCCGTCAGGTCGAGGACAACGGCGGCGTCTATTTCGTCCCCGCGTTCTCGGGCCTGTTCGCGCCGTACTGGCGTTCGGACGCGCGCGGCGCGATCGTCGGGCTCACCAGGGCGACCACCAACGCGCATCTGGCGCGGGCGACGCTCGAAGCGATCTGCTACCAGACCCGCGACGTCGTCGAGGCCATGCAGAACGACTCGGGCGTGACGCTCGACGTGGTGCGGGTGGACGGTGGCGTGACCGCGAACGAACTGTGCATGCAGTTGCAGGCGGACATCCTCGGTGTGCCGGTGTCGAAGCCGGTGGTCGCCGAGACCACCGCGCTCGGCGCCGCCTACGCGGCGGGCCTGGCGGTCGGGTTCTGGAAATCCACCGACGAGCTGGAACAGAACTGGAACGAGGACAAGCGCTGGGAGCCGTCGTGGACGGACGAACAGCGTGCCGAGGGCTACGCGGGCTGGCAGAAGGCCGTCGGCCGCACGCTGGACTGGGTCGAGGTCGAGTGA
- the glpD gene encoding glycerol-3-phosphate dehydrogenase — translation MTPVPLSPVYRAETLRKLAREEVEVLVVGGGVTGAGVALDAASRGLSVALVEARDFAAGTSSRSSKLIHGGLRYLENLDFKLVREALKERGLLLQTLAPHLVRPVKFLVPLKHRVWERGYIGAGVTLYDTLGGARALPRHRHLSKRGAGRVAPGLADDALIGAIQYYDAQVDDARHTMTIARTAAEQGASVLTRARVTSLIRDGERVVGAKVVDRESGAEIEVRAKTVVAATGVWSDDMAEAAGIPAPFTVRASKGVHLVVPREKIDLDTGLILRTEKSVLFVIPWGRHWIVGTTDTEWDLDREHPAASQADVDYVLDHLNAVLRTPITAEDIEGVYAGLRPLLAAKATSTTKLSREHAVAHPVPGLVIVAGGKYTTYRVMAADAVDVAVDDLGRPAPSSWTERLPIVGATGYHELWGARHSLAQRAGLPIGRIEHLLQRYGTAIEDILESISERPGLGEPIPGTADYLKAEVVYAVSHEGALHLEDVLTRRTRISIEERDRGVTAAPVVAELMAPLLGWDSHERDREVAHYLARVEAERSAQTQPDDEAANARRLAAPALLPS, via the coding sequence GTGACACCCGTACCGCTTTCCCCGGTCTACCGTGCCGAGACGCTGCGCAAGCTGGCTCGTGAAGAGGTCGAAGTCCTCGTCGTCGGCGGGGGAGTGACCGGTGCCGGCGTCGCGCTCGACGCGGCTTCGCGCGGGCTCTCCGTCGCGCTCGTCGAGGCCCGCGACTTCGCCGCAGGAACGTCGAGCCGGTCTTCGAAGCTGATCCACGGCGGGCTGCGCTACCTGGAGAACCTGGACTTCAAGCTGGTCCGTGAGGCGCTGAAGGAACGGGGCCTGCTGCTGCAGACTCTCGCGCCGCATCTGGTCCGGCCGGTGAAGTTCCTGGTGCCGCTCAAGCACCGCGTCTGGGAGCGCGGCTACATCGGCGCGGGTGTCACGCTCTACGACACCCTCGGTGGAGCGCGTGCCCTGCCGCGGCACCGGCATCTGTCCAAACGCGGCGCGGGCAGGGTCGCTCCCGGCCTCGCGGACGACGCCCTGATCGGCGCCATCCAGTACTACGACGCCCAGGTCGACGACGCCCGCCACACGATGACGATCGCGCGGACAGCGGCCGAGCAGGGCGCTTCCGTCCTCACCCGCGCTCGGGTGACGTCGCTGATCCGTGACGGCGAACGCGTCGTCGGCGCCAAGGTCGTCGACCGCGAGAGCGGCGCGGAGATCGAGGTCCGGGCGAAGACGGTCGTCGCGGCCACCGGCGTGTGGAGCGACGACATGGCCGAAGCGGCGGGCATCCCCGCGCCGTTCACCGTGCGCGCGTCGAAGGGTGTCCACCTGGTGGTGCCGCGCGAGAAGATCGACCTGGACACCGGGCTGATCCTGCGCACCGAGAAGAGCGTCCTGTTCGTCATCCCGTGGGGACGGCACTGGATCGTCGGCACCACCGACACCGAATGGGACCTCGACCGCGAACACCCGGCGGCCAGCCAGGCGGACGTCGACTACGTGCTCGATCATCTCAACGCGGTCCTGCGCACGCCGATCACCGCCGAAGACATCGAAGGCGTGTACGCCGGGCTTCGGCCGCTCCTGGCGGCGAAGGCGACCTCGACGACGAAACTGTCGCGGGAGCACGCTGTCGCGCATCCGGTGCCCGGTCTGGTGATCGTGGCCGGTGGCAAGTACACGACGTACCGCGTGATGGCCGCCGACGCGGTCGACGTCGCGGTGGACGACCTCGGCCGCCCGGCGCCGTCTTCGTGGACCGAGCGGCTGCCGATCGTGGGCGCGACGGGCTATCACGAGCTGTGGGGTGCGCGGCATTCGCTCGCCCAGCGCGCGGGGCTGCCGATCGGCCGGATCGAGCACCTGCTCCAGCGCTACGGCACCGCGATCGAGGACATCCTGGAGTCGATCTCGGAGCGTCCCGGACTGGGCGAGCCGATCCCGGGAACGGCGGACTACCTGAAGGCGGAGGTCGTCTACGCCGTCTCGCACGAGGGCGCGCTGCACCTGGAGGACGTCCTGACGCGGCGCACGCGGATCTCCATCGAGGAGCGTGACCGCGGCGTGACGGCGGCGCCGGTGGTGGCGGAGCTGATGGCGCCGCTGCTGGGCTGGGACTCGCACGAACGGGACCGCGAGGTCGCCCACTACCTCGCGCGGGTCGAAGCGGAACGTTCCGCCCAGACCCAGCCGGACGACGAAGCGGCGAACGCCCGCCGTCTCGCCGCTCCGGCGCTGCTGCCGAGCTGA
- a CDS encoding IclR family transcriptional regulator encodes MPGPIQSIERAAAILRLLARGSGRLGVGEIADSLELAKGTAHGILRTLQGVGFVEQDRDTGKYQLGAALLHLGTSYLDVNELRSRAINWADALAARSGEAVRIGAPLEGRVLVVHHVFRPDDSLQTLDVGTLLPLHATALGKVLLAYDTGLVASLRSGGPEAYTRRTLVTQTAIKRACGKVREAGWASENGEMITGEAGLAAPIRGQGGIVVGAIGVSGAADRICEADGSPIPRLLGHVRDAARAVSRDLGASRW; translated from the coding sequence GTGCCCGGTCCGATCCAGTCCATCGAGCGCGCCGCCGCGATCCTGCGGTTGCTGGCGCGCGGTTCGGGACGTCTCGGGGTCGGTGAGATCGCCGATTCCCTCGAGCTCGCCAAGGGAACGGCGCACGGGATCCTGCGCACCCTGCAAGGGGTCGGCTTCGTCGAACAGGACCGTGACACCGGGAAATACCAACTGGGTGCGGCACTGCTGCACCTCGGCACCAGCTACCTCGACGTCAACGAACTCCGGTCCCGCGCGATCAACTGGGCCGACGCCCTGGCCGCGCGCAGCGGTGAGGCCGTCCGGATCGGCGCGCCGCTGGAAGGCCGGGTCCTAGTGGTGCACCACGTGTTCCGGCCCGACGACAGTCTGCAGACCCTGGACGTCGGCACGCTTCTGCCGTTGCACGCGACGGCGCTCGGAAAAGTACTCCTGGCCTACGACACCGGTCTCGTGGCATCGTTGCGCAGCGGCGGGCCGGAGGCCTACACCCGCCGGACCCTGGTCACCCAGACGGCGATCAAACGCGCCTGCGGCAAGGTGCGCGAGGCGGGCTGGGCGAGCGAGAACGGCGAGATGATCACCGGGGAGGCCGGGCTGGCGGCGCCGATCCGCGGTCAAGGCGGCATCGTGGTCGGCGCGATCGGGGTGTCCGGCGCGGCGGACCGGATCTGTGAAGCCGACGGCAGCCCGATCCCGCGGCTGCTCGGCCACGTACGCGACGCGGCACGGGCGGTCTCCCGCGATCTCGGCGCGTCCCGATGGTGA
- a CDS encoding NAD(P)H-binding protein, whose amino-acid sequence MKFAIIGGTGLIGSQVVRKLNEAGHEAVPHSPSTGVDLLTGQGLDSALDGADVVVNLTNSPTFDDASPAFFRTSMDNLVAAAKKAGTGHFVILSIVGVDQVPELDYYQAKTLQEDILENSGVPYSIVRATQFMEFVDAVLSWTADETTVRLPSTPIQPIAAADVAAAVSEISAGKPLNGILDVGGPDVYPLAELGRITLAAKKDTRSVTADETAGMFAAVQGDVLTTKDGARIAETRYLDWLE is encoded by the coding sequence ATGAAATTCGCGATCATCGGCGGGACCGGACTGATCGGTTCGCAGGTCGTACGGAAGCTGAACGAGGCCGGGCACGAGGCGGTGCCGCATTCGCCGTCCACCGGCGTCGATCTCCTCACCGGCCAGGGGCTGGACTCCGCGCTCGACGGCGCCGACGTGGTCGTCAACCTCACGAACTCGCCGACCTTCGACGACGCCTCCCCCGCGTTCTTCCGGACGTCGATGGACAACCTCGTCGCCGCCGCGAAGAAGGCGGGCACCGGGCACTTCGTGATCCTGTCGATCGTCGGCGTCGACCAGGTGCCCGAACTCGACTACTACCAGGCAAAGACCCTGCAGGAAGACATCCTCGAGAACAGCGGCGTCCCCTACTCGATCGTCCGCGCCACCCAGTTCATGGAATTCGTCGACGCGGTGCTGTCCTGGACCGCCGACGAGACCACGGTCCGCCTGCCCAGTACGCCGATCCAGCCGATCGCCGCGGCGGACGTCGCCGCCGCGGTCTCCGAGATCTCGGCCGGGAAGCCGCTGAACGGGATCCTCGACGTGGGCGGCCCGGACGTGTACCCGCTGGCCGAACTGGGCCGGATCACCCTGGCCGCCAAGAAAGACACGCGTTCGGTGACCGCCGACGAGACAGCGGGCATGTTCGCCGCCGTCCAGGGGGACGTGCTCACCACCAAGGACGGTGCCCGCATCGCCGAGACCCGCTATCTCGACTGGCTGGAGTAG
- a CDS encoding MIP/aquaporin family protein has protein sequence MVRNLRARGPAGELAAEFVGTMILILFGCGVVAQVAAAGIGDHDSIAWAWGIGVTLGIYVASRISGAHLNPAVTVALAVFKGFSWRKVAPYALAQTAGAFVAALLVRWNYTEVLNAADPGLTIKTQGVFSTLPGNGTLPVSDWGAFRDQIIGTAILALVIFAITDLRNTAPAANLAPVVVGFLVVAIGMAWGTNAGYAINPARDFGPRLMSWLTGYDTAFTDQYGYPYWWIPIVAPVIGAVVGGAIYKFFIERHLPAQDVERVS, from the coding sequence ATGGTGCGAAACCTCAGAGCTCGCGGGCCGGCGGGCGAACTGGCGGCGGAGTTCGTCGGGACGATGATCCTCATCCTGTTCGGCTGCGGGGTGGTGGCTCAAGTCGCCGCCGCGGGCATCGGGGACCACGACAGCATCGCGTGGGCTTGGGGAATCGGTGTCACGCTCGGTATCTACGTGGCTTCACGGATCAGCGGCGCGCATCTGAACCCCGCCGTCACGGTGGCGCTCGCGGTGTTCAAAGGCTTCTCGTGGCGCAAGGTCGCCCCGTACGCCTTGGCGCAGACCGCCGGGGCGTTCGTCGCCGCGTTGCTGGTGCGCTGGAACTACACCGAGGTATTGAACGCCGCCGACCCCGGACTGACGATCAAGACCCAAGGTGTCTTCTCCACCCTTCCGGGTAACGGAACCCTTCCGGTAAGTGACTGGGGTGCCTTCCGTGACCAGATCATCGGGACCGCGATCCTCGCGCTGGTGATCTTCGCCATCACCGACCTCCGCAACACCGCGCCCGCCGCGAACCTCGCCCCGGTCGTCGTCGGCTTCCTGGTGGTCGCGATCGGCATGGCCTGGGGCACCAACGCCGGCTACGCGATCAACCCCGCCCGCGACTTCGGCCCGCGGCTGATGTCCTGGCTCACCGGTTACGACACCGCGTTCACCGATCAATACGGCTATCCGTACTGGTGGATTCCGATCGTGGCCCCGGTCATCGGTGCGGTCGTCGGCGGCGCGATCTACAAGTTCTTCATCGAGCGTCACCTGCCCGCCCAAGACGTCGAGCGCGTTTCCTGA